From Thermocladium sp. ECH_B:
TTATGTGACGCATGAAGGGAGCAATATCGCCCCGCAACATGCCCTCAATATAGGAATCACTCATTAACTGTGATTGGGTGGGCAATTAATATAGTCTCCACCCAGCACCAATTAGACTGGGTAACAGTTATGGTGGACCGGGTGGGATTTGAACCCACGATCTCCCGCGTGCAAGGCGGATATCCTTCCAGGCTAGACTACCGGCCCTCATTCATGGCCCTTGCCCCATCCTTTTAATGCTTTTCGGCATTGCTGCTCACCCCCATTCTCGAGAGCATGGGCTTCACCCTGGAAACCACTCTCTCCGCCTCCTCCGGGGTCAATTCATGCTTGTTCCATCTATAGTTACCATAAAATGGAATCACATGGAAATGAATGTGAAAAACCACTTGGCCGGCATCCGCCCCATTATTCTGAAGCACCCTTACTCCAGTTGCGCCCAGTGATTCCTTCACGGCCAGAGCCACCTTCTTGGTTGCCTTAATTACTTTGCAGAGCAAGTCATCCGGCAACTCATAGATATTCTCATGATGCCTCCTCGGCATTACCAGTATATGCCCCTCGGCGGCCGGGTGCTTATCCAGGATAGCCACGACATCCTCATCCTCATAAACCACGTACCCAGGCGCCCTCCCATTAATTATATCGCAGAAAACGCAACTCATCAAAGGGGAACCTAGAGAAGCCGTTTAAAAAAATTCACTCTTCCCCCATTAATTACGGCGGGCAATGTGAAGCCTAGGTTCATGCCTAACCATGCTCCTCGCGATAATTAATTGATGATAAGTAATACGCGCCCATCACTATTGCGCCGCCCTCCCTTGCTGCCTCAATTATTCGACTCCCCCCCTCCCCCCCGCATTCATATATCAGTATAGCGTGTCCAATCTTGGATCGCGTGTCCGCGTATGCATATGATAATAATAGTTCCGCTCCGGTTTTCTCGCTTATCTTGGTTAGTACCCTGCCTAATTCCCCGNGCCTATCCATTAATGTTATGTCTAGTATACATACGCCTCTTTGGGCGGATAGCATTAATTCATATACCCTCGTGAACATGTCCTGGGCCTGGCTGAGGACGCCGGCGATATCGCCCATTTTCATTAATATTCAATAACCCATTAATAAACGTTTCCAGGCAGTTCCTTATCGCCGACGGAGGCAAGC
This genomic window contains:
- a CDS encoding HIT family hydrolase encodes the protein MSCVFCDIINGRAPGYVVYEDEDVVAILDKHPAAEGHILVMPRRHHENIYELPDDLLCKVIKATKKVALAVKESLGATGVRVLQNNGADAGQVVFHIHFHVIPFYGNYRWNKHELTPEEAERVVSRVKPMLSRMGVSSNAEKH